A region from the Buteo buteo chromosome 19, bButBut1.hap1.1, whole genome shotgun sequence genome encodes:
- the MGAT3 gene encoding beta-1,4-mannosyl-glycoprotein 4-beta-N-acetylglucosaminyltransferase, whose translation MKMRRHKLFLTLCMAGLCLISFLHFLKALSYVTFPRELASLSPNLVSSFFWNNAPVTPQVSPEPGGAEFLRTPLYSHSPLLQPLPPSRASEELHKVEFVLPEDTTEYFVRTKAGGICFKPGTKVLEKPPVGGRPEERADGAASGRSARKPLSAGGTKRRKWVECVCLPGWHGPSCGVPTVVQYSNLPTKDRLVPREIPRRVINAINVNHEFDLLDVRFHELGDVVDAFVVCESNFTAYGEPRPLKFREMLLNGSFDYIRHKVLYVFLDHFPPGGRQDGWIADDYLRTFLTRDGVSRLRNLRPDDVFIIDDADEIPARDGVLFLKLYDGWTEPFAFHMRKSLYGFFWKQPGTLEVVSGCTMGMLQAVYATDGIRLRRREYYTMPGFRQYENSTGHILVQWSLGSPLHFAGWHCSWCFTPEGIYFKLVSAQNGDFPRWGDYEDKRDLNYIRELIRTGGWFDGTTQEYPPADPKEQMYAPKYLLKNYQRFRYLLENPYRKAESAG comes from the coding sequence ATGAAGATGAGACGCCATAAGCTCTTTCTGACTCTCTGCATGGCTGGTCTCTGCCTCATCTCCTTCTTGCACTTCCTCAAGGCCCTTTCCTATGTCACCTTCCCCCGGGAGCTGGCTTCGCTTAGTCCCAACCTCGTCTCCAGCTTCTTCTGGAACAATGCCCCCGTCACACCTCAGGTCAGCCCTGAGCCAGGGGGTGCAGAGTTCCTCCGCACACCCCTGTACTCCCACTCCCCcttgctccagcccctgcctcccagcagagccagcGAAGAGCTGCACAAAGTCGAGTTTGTGCTGCCGGAAGACacaacagaatattttgtcCGTACCAAAGCCGGCGGCATTTGCTTTAAACCAGGCACCAAGGTGTTGGAGAAGCCACCCGTGGGAGGGCGGCCAGAGGAACGAGCAGATGGCGCAGCCTCGGGGCGGTCGGCTCGCAAGCCGCTGAGTGCCGGTGGGACAAAGCGGCGCAAGTGGGTGGAGTGCGTGTGCTTGCCGGGCTGGCACGGCCCCAGCTGCGGGGTCCCCACTGTGGTCCAGTACTCCAACCTGCCCACCAAGGACCGCCTCGTGCCACGGGAGATCCCTCGGCGAGTCATCAATGCTATCAACGTCAACCATGAGTTTGACCTGCTGGACGTCCGCTTCCACGAGCTGGGAGACGTGGTGGACGCCTTCGTGGTGTGTGAGTCGAACTTCACGGCCTACGGAGAGCCGCGGCCCCTCAAGTTCCGCGAGATGCTCCTCAACGGCTCCTTCGACTACATCCGCCACAAGGTGCTCTATGTCTTCCTGGACCACTTCCCCCCCGGCGGCCGCCAGGATGGCTGGATTGCTGACGATTACCTGCGCACCTTTCTCACCCGGGATGGCGTCTCTCGCCTCCGCAACCTGCGCCCGGACGACGTCTTCATCATCGACGATGCCGATGAGATCCCGGCCCGCGATGGCGTGCTCTTCCTCAAGCTCTATGACGGCTGGACGGAGCCCTTCGCCTTTCACATGCGCAAGTCGCTCTACGGATTCTTCTGGAAGCAACCAGGTACCTTGGAGGTGGTCTCGGGCTGCACCATGGGGATGCTCCAGGCTGTCTATGCTACTGACGGGATTCGTCTGCGGCGCCGCGAGTACTACACCATGCCTGGTTTTCGGCAGTATGAGAACAGCACGGGACACATCCTGGTGCAGTGGTCGCTGGGCAGCCCCCTCCACTTTGCTGGCTGGCACTGCTCCTGGTGTTTCACCCCAGAGGGGATCTACTTCAAACTGGTGTCGGCCCAGAACGGGGATTTTCCCCGCTGGGGTGACTACGAGGATAAACGAGACCTCAATTATATCCGGGAGCTGATCCGGACTGGTGGCTGGTTCGATGGTACTACGCAGGAGTATCCCCCCGCTGACCCCAAGGAGCAGATGTACGCTCCCAAGTACCTGCTCAAGAACTACCAGCGGTTCCGCTACTTGTTGGAGAACCCCTACCGAAAAGCAGAGAGCGCTGGGTGA